A window of the Fusarium poae strain DAOMC 252244 chromosome 3, whole genome shotgun sequence genome harbors these coding sequences:
- the RPS0 gene encoding structural constituent of ribosome — protein MAPSNLPSVMNATSQDIETLLAAQCHLGSKNLQVHMENYLWKTRQDGVNVINVGKTWEKIVLAARVIAAIDNPADICVISARPYGQRAVLKFAAHTGATAIAGRFTPGSFTNYITRSFKEPRLIIVTDPRTDAQAIKEASYVNIPVIALADTDSPTEYVDVAIPTNNKGRHAIGAVWWMLAREVLRLRGTIYNRETPWDVMVDLYFYRDPEAEAEDKVEEEKLPGADEEGPAAIESGFQASAGADWEAPAAGFAGASTAGAPGWDGAAGEEWGAAPANTEWAASAEAPKESQW, from the exons ATGGCTCCCTCCAACCTGCCCTCCGTCATGAACGCCACCAGCCAGGACATCGAGACCCTGCTGGCCGCTCAGTGCCACCTCGGCTCCAAGAACCTCCAGGTTCACATGGAGAACTACCTCTGGAAGACCCGTCAGGATGGTGTCAACGTCATCAACGTCGGCAAGACCTG GGAGAAGATTGTCCTGGCTGCCCGTGTCATTGCTGCCATTGACAACCCCGCCGACATCTGTGTCATCTCTGCCCGTCCCTACGGTCAGCGTGCCGTTCTCAAGTTCGCCGCCCACACTGGTGCTACCGCCATTGCTGGTCGCTTCACCCCCGGTTCTTTCACCAACTACATCACTCGATCTTTCAAGGAGCCCCGTCTGATCATCGTTACCGACCCCCGAACCGACGCCCAGGCTATCAAGGAGGCTTCTTACGTCAACATCCCCGTCATTGCCCTCGCCGACACTGACTCTCCCACCGAGTACGTCGATGTTGCCATCCCCACCAACAACAAGGGTCGCCACGCTATCGGTGCCGTCTGGTGGATGCTCGCCCGTGAGGTCCTCCGCCTCCGTGGTACCATCTACAACCGCGAGACCCCCTGGGACGTCATGGTCGATCTTTACTTCT ACCGTGACCCCGAGGCTGAGGCCGAGGAcaaggttgaggaggagaagctcCCCGGCGCTGATGAGGAGGGCCCTGCCGCCATCGAGTCCGGCTTCCAGGCCTCTGCTGGTGCCGACTGGGAGGCTCCCGCCGCTGGCTTCGCCGGTGCTAGCACTGCTGGCGCCCCTGGCTGGGATGGCGCTGCCGGTGAGGAGTGGGGTGCTGCCCCCGCCAACACCGAGTGGGCTGCTTCCGCCGAGGCCCCCAAGGAGTCCCAGTGGTAG
- a CDS encoding hypothetical protein (BUSCO:43542at5125), with product MPPRIPALPSLGSLNLCLRPASKSATPNFLPIVQTANLSQREKKRKAKQDPYRWAQAEQRKAANVQRREELSRERDESWGDAVLGKKTPFIESLETAGVRKTEGQSVADSEIRNYFLSDPEVEAATKHAYQLTKPMIGAVESQMEPETTEDKMKRHDENHEKVIEALNRITSLENGSSKDRFHANVQRIINEFGRHRTDSIFMPDKPPKTMLGEEMPGRHGPDTGSSEVQIAILTAKIHNLSNALQINRGYKDKHNKRNLRLLLHRRQKLMKYMDRKERGSQRWTHMVETLGLTPATWKDQISL from the exons ATGCCCCCAAGAATACCGGCGCTGCCGAGCTTAGGCTCATTGAACC TTTGCCTCCGACCCGCATCGAAGTCCGCAACTCCCAATTTCCTACCCATCGTCCAGACGGCCAACCTTTCCCAGCGcgagaagaagcgcaaggcaAAGCAAGACCCGTATCGATGGGCCCAAGCAGAGCAAAGAAAGGCTGCCAATGTGCAACGGCGTGAAGAGCTATCTCGTGAGAGAGACGAGTCCTGGGGTGATGCTGTTCTAGGAAAGAAGACCCCCTTCATCGAATCTCTTGAGACAGCTGGCGTGCGGAAAACCGAGGGCCAGTCTGTGGCGGATAGTGAAATCCGCAATTATTTCCTTTCAGATCCTGAGGTTGAGGCAGCCACCAAGCATGCCTACCAACTCACCAAGCCCATGATTGGCGCTGTTGAGTCGCAGATGGAACCTGAGACCACGGAGGATAAGATGAAGCGGCACGATGAGAACCACGAGAAGGTCATCGAAGCTTTAAACCGAATTACGTCGCTTGAGAACGGCAGCTCAAAGGACCGCTTCCACGCCAACGTGCAGCGCATCATCAACGAGTTTGGTCGTCACCGAACCGACTCCATCTTTATGCCCGACAAGCCCCCAAAAACTATGCTTGGGGAAGAAATGCCTGGACGACATGGGCCTGATACTGGCAGCTCTGAGGTCCAGATTGCTATCTTGACAGCCAAGATACATAACCTCTCAAATGCCCTACAAATCAACCGAGGTTATAAAGACAAGCACAACAAGCGTAACCTAAGATTGCTGTTgcatcgccgacagaagctCATGAAGTACATGGATCGTAAGGAGAGAGGAAGTCAGCGATGGACTCACATGGTTGAGACGCTAGGCCTTACTCCTGCAACCTGGAAGGATCAGATCTCGTTGTAA
- the VMA6 gene encoding H(+)-transporting V0 sector ATPase subunit d (BUSCO:30162at5125), whose amino-acid sequence MEGLYYNVNNGYVEGIVRGYRNSLLTGAAYNNLTQCETIDDLKLQLGPSYGDFLASLPPNPSTSALAAKTTDKLISEFRYVRAQAVGSLATFMDYVTYGYMIDNVALLITGTLHERDTRELLDRCHPLGWFETMPVLCVATNIEELYNSVLIETPLAQYFKGSLSHQDLDELNIEIVRNTLYKNYLEDFYNFVNTHPEMAGTPTAEVMSEILEFEADRRAINITLNSFGTDLSKQDRNKLYPSFGKLYPEGTLMLSRADDPEGVRLAVDGVHDYKSFFDAINVGGGPSGPGNMGGGAGETKTLEDMFYQKEMEISKNAFTRQFTHGIVYAWVKLREQEIRNITWIAECIAQNQKERIGNYISVF is encoded by the exons ATGGAAGGTCTTTACTACAACGTCAACAACGG TTACGTCGAGGGCATTGTCCGAGGCTACCGCAACAGCCTCCTTACAGGCGCTGCCTACAACAACTTGACCCAATGCGAAACCATTGATG ATCTCAAGCTTCAACTTGGTCCTTCCTACGGCGACTTCCTTGCTTCTCTACCGCCTAATCCCTCGACCTCAGCTCTTGCGGCTAAGACGACCGACAAGCTCATCTCAGAATTCCGATATGTTCGCGCCCAGGCCGTTGGCTCCCTCGCTACATTTATGGACTACGTCACATACGGCTACATGATCGACAATGTTGCTCTTCTCATCACAGGCACCCTTCACGAGCGCGATACCCGCGAGCTGCTTGATCGATGCCACCCCTTGGGCTGGTTTGAAACCATGCCTGTGCTTTGCGTTGCCACCAACATTGAGGAGCTCTACAACAGTGTACTCATCGAAACCCCTCTTGCCCAATACTTTAAGGGTAGCCTGAGTCACCAGGATCTTGACGAGTTGAACATTGAGATTGTCCGAAACACACTTTACAAGAACTACCTTGAGGACTTTTACAACTTTGTCAACACCCACCCTGAGATGGCTGGCACCCCCACTGCTGAGGTTATGTCTGAGATTCTCGAGTTTGAGGCTGACCGCCGCGCCATCAACATTACACTCAACTCTTTCGGTACGGATCTATCCAAACAGGATCGAAACAAGCTCTACCCCAGCTTTGGAAAGCTGTACCCTGAGGGAACTCTCATGCTTTCTCGTGCTGACGACCCCGAGGGAGTTCGTCTGGCTGTCGATGGTGTTCATGACTACAAGTCTTTCTTCGATGCCATCAATGTTGGTGGTGGCCCATCGGGACCTGGAAACATGGGTGGTGGCGCTGGTGAGACCAAGACCTTGGAAGATATGTTTTACCAGAAGGAGATGGAGATTTCCAAGAACGCATTCACTAGACAATTCACGCATGGTATTGTCTACGCGTGGGTAAAGCTGCGAGAGCAG GAAATCCGCAACATCACTTGGATTGCCGAATGCATAGCTCAGAACCAGAAGGAGCGCATCGGCAACTACATCAGCGTCTTTTGA